The following DNA comes from Ignavibacteria bacterium.
GTTAACGCCTGTTGGGTTCAGCAAATATACGCTGTGTTACGTATCATTTAAGCCGCGTGCCGGCAGCGGGTATTTTGGTGTAGCTGAAGGTGATGAGTTCCGCGAGAAGCTTGAAGGAAAAATTGTAATTAAAGCTTGGAAAGAGCTGCCGGGGAAATTCCCGATCTGTATACTTGGCGATTACTCCATAACTCCTGATACATTCAGCGGAATAATTATGATAGATAATTCCCAGGCGCTTGATAACCCGAAAAAGTATATTCCAAAAATACTTTCGGCTTTCAAGAACCGCTCGACACTTCTGCTTAACCAGTTCCACGGAACACACGGCAGGGTTTTCTGGGAAAATGCTTATGATGAAATTACAATAGACAGTGTTGAATCATTCAACAAAGCTTTGAATCTGCTAAAGAAAGAAAATTAAAATTTTATTGGGTTAATTACAGGATTAAATATCATGCAGTGAAAAAAGGGCGTCCGGTAGGCGCTCTTTATTTTGTTGTTTTAAAAATGTTAGGGGCTAAAGCCCATATTTGAGTGGAGGTACGCTGCCCACGGTCTAAAGACCGTGGCTATTTTCTAAAAGCGGCTCCTCCTGTCACTCCCGCGGAGTGATTTCCCCCGCTTAAAACAAGACTGTTGTTTCGAAGAGGAGGGAAAAAATGTGCTTCGACGAAGTTTATCCCGCAAAATTTTTTGCGGGACTCAGCACGACAAGGATTGTTTGAATACCCTTTGACTCACTACTGAGGCCGTCGAAACACTCAGGGTGAGATATTTTAAACTGTTCTGAGTTTTATTATAGCTTCGGTGCCCTCATTCAGCTTGCTTGTGATATTCAGCTCGCCTTTATGCGCATCGATAATTTTTTTGCAGATGGAAAGTCCAAGTCCGAAGCCGCCCGTGCGGCGTGAACGGGACCTATCAGCGCGGTAGAAGGGCTCAAAGATATTTTTAATATCTTCTTCCGGAATTCCGCTGCCGGTATCCTTAAAGCTGATGAAGGCTTCGCCTTTTTGTTCGGTGATACTTATTATTACATCATTCTGTGAATACTTCAGCGCATTATCTATGAGGTTCCTGAAGACCACCTGCATTTTATCCATATCGATATTGCAGTATATTTCCTTAGCGGGATTTGTGAACTTCAGCCGGGAGTTCTCATCATATTCAGCGATGGTCTCATCCAGAAGCTCTGTAACATCAGCCTTTTCAGGCTTGATATGGTTGAACCCTGAATCAGCGCGGTAATTTTCAAGCAGCCCGGTTATCATACGCTCCATTTCAAGCACATCTTCTTCTATCTTTTCTTTTGATGAGCCAACTTCGAGTCCAAGCTTAATGCGCGTAAGCGGCGAGCGCAGCTCGTGTGATACATCTATCAATAGCTGTTCCTTATTCTTAATAGAGCTGTTGATCTTATCAGACATTACGCCGATTGAATCGGCAAGTTCGCCAAGCTCATCCTTCCTGCCTTTTGGCAGCTTCACATCATAGTTGCCTTCGCCAATGCTTACCACAGCAGCAGAGAGGTCCTTCAGCGGACTGAAGAGGCTGCGCAGAAGGAAATAAAGAATTACAATAATTACGCTGATAAATAAAATCAGCATTAAAATTGCACGTTCAGGTTTAAATAGCTGGGGGTTAAAAGGTTTTATCACAAATACACCTTGCGGGAATCTGATGACTGAATACGGCTCGCCATCATGGTGAGCTATAATGGACTCATTATCATCAAAACGCGCCCTGTCACCCGGATCGCTTAATATTGCATTAATATCAGGAAGCTCATCATTTGATGACCAGTTATAGGGTGAGCCGATATATCTCATTTCAATATCGAGGTCATCGCATATCTGTTTGGCTTTAACGGTATCAGGCGGTATGCCGATTTCATAAACCAAATGGCGCTCCATTCGCCGTGAAAAATCACGAAGGAACTTTCTAGGCTTTTTATCTGAGGTTGCTTCGAATACAAAGAGCACAATTATATTCAGTAAAATACCGAATACAAAAACTACCAGTATCAGCTTCAGGAATATCGATAAGTTGGGTGTTTTAAATTTCAATTAAAAATGCTCCGCATTTTATTTTTTCACCTCGTCTAAAAAGAACATATAACCGATGCTGTGCACGGTTTTAATTACCTGTTCCTTATCCTTTTTGCTGCCAAGCGATTTGAACTTATTACGAAGGCGTGAAACCATAACATCAACTGAGCGGTCAAAGCTCATCCATGATATTCCGCGAGTGTTCTGCATGATCTCATCACGTGAGAGCACCTTGCCGTTATTCTTAACGAAAAGCAGCAGCAGCTCATATTCAGTTGAAGTAAGCTCCATATCTTTTCCGTGGTATGAAGCTGAGCGTTTATTGGGGTCAACAACCAGGTCCTTTAGCAGGATATTTTCATTTTTTTTCAGCTTAAGCTCGCTGCGGCGCAGCACTGATTGTATCCTTGCAAGCAGCTCACGCGGCTCAAACGGTTTTGGAAGGTAATCATCAGCGCCAAGCTCAAGCCCAACAACTTTATCGGTAACCTCTCCCCTTGCGGTCAGCATCACAACGGGGGTTTCGTGGTCTTTTCTTATCTGCTTAACAGTTTCAAAGCCGTCCATATCAGGAAGCATGACATCGAGTATGATAAGGTCATAGTGGTTGTTCTTTAACTTGACAAGGCCATCCTTCGGATTTTCGACCGCCGTAGTGATAAAATTGTTCTTACCGAGGTATTCCTCGAGCAGCTCATTGAGCTTGTTATCATCATC
Coding sequences within:
- a CDS encoding HAMP domain-containing histidine kinase — translated: MKFKTPNLSIFLKLILVVFVFGILLNIIVLFVFEATSDKKPRKFLRDFSRRMERHLVYEIGIPPDTVKAKQICDDLDIEMRYIGSPYNWSSNDELPDINAILSDPGDRARFDDNESIIAHHDGEPYSVIRFPQGVFVIKPFNPQLFKPERAILMLILFISVIIVILYFLLRSLFSPLKDLSAAVVSIGEGNYDVKLPKGRKDELGELADSIGVMSDKINSSIKNKEQLLIDVSHELRSPLTRIKLGLEVGSSKEKIEEDVLEMERMITGLLENYRADSGFNHIKPEKADVTELLDETIAEYDENSRLKFTNPAKEIYCNIDMDKMQVVFRNLIDNALKYSQNDVIISITEQKGEAFISFKDTGSGIPEEDIKNIFEPFYRADRSRSRRTGGFGLGLSICKKIIDAHKGELNITSKLNEGTEAIIKLRTV
- a CDS encoding response regulator transcription factor; its protein translation is MSKSILIIDDDNKLNELLEEYLGKNNFITTAVENPKDGLVKLKNNHYDLIILDVMLPDMDGFETVKQIRKDHETPVVMLTARGEVTDKVVGLELGADDYLPKPFEPRELLARIQSVLRRSELKLKKNENILLKDLVVDPNKRSASYHGKDMELTSTEYELLLLFVKNNGKVLSRDEIMQNTRGISWMSFDRSVDVMVSRLRNKFKSLGSKKDKEQVIKTVHSIGYMFFLDEVKK